The following are from one region of the Stanieria cyanosphaera PCC 7437 genome:
- a CDS encoding sigma-70 family RNA polymerase sigma factor encodes MISFESDQFSSSDELLKQLLFELQNSKKLFSQQQLLIARIVELILRSRPICRQFNGNIWGIYQEIYDQAKQQIFQSITQDGWQGKLDKINVSNWKNNLQKQTFKAILTDERLKQLGLEAQKAPPQSELRSYALTELIRAIQLSGKLCRPYQETFAPKFYQLLYEEAVVITFTYVCLHIELYDPERGKGKFMNWVNFRLEKAIIECRRKFNDSQSIELPNLKDLETINQPEITPLLSELLYRYIEEDVNQVFSQIHIRNRPDANFRAIALARFNGYSWEEIAENFQLTVSTLSRFYQRSCQKLAPLLKQEFQS; translated from the coding sequence ATGATAAGTTTTGAGAGTGATCAATTTTCTAGTAGTGACGAGCTACTTAAACAACTTCTGTTTGAATTACAAAATTCAAAGAAACTATTCTCTCAACAGCAATTATTAATTGCTAGAATAGTCGAATTAATTTTGCGTTCTCGTCCTATTTGTCGGCAGTTTAATGGAAATATATGGGGTATCTATCAAGAAATTTATGACCAAGCTAAACAGCAGATTTTTCAAAGTATAACTCAAGACGGATGGCAAGGAAAATTAGATAAAATTAATGTTAGTAACTGGAAAAATAACTTACAAAAACAAACATTTAAAGCAATTTTAACTGATGAAAGACTTAAACAATTAGGGTTAGAAGCTCAAAAAGCTCCTCCTCAAAGCGAGTTAAGAAGTTATGCTTTAACTGAACTAATTAGGGCAATTCAGTTATCAGGTAAATTATGCCGACCTTATCAAGAAACTTTTGCTCCCAAATTTTATCAATTACTTTATGAAGAGGCAGTAGTTATTACTTTTACGTACGTTTGTTTACATATAGAGCTTTATGACCCAGAAAGAGGCAAAGGCAAATTTATGAATTGGGTCAATTTTCGTTTAGAAAAAGCGATTATTGAATGTCGTCGTAAATTTAATGATTCTCAAAGTATAGAATTACCAAATTTAAAAGATTTAGAAACTATTAATCAGCCAGAAATAACACCATTATTATCCGAATTGCTTTATAGATACATTGAAGAAGATGTTAATCAAGTTTTTAGCCAAATACATATTAGAAATCGACCCGATGCAAATTTTAGAGCGATCGCTTTAGCTAGATTTAATGGATATAGTTGGGAAGAAATAGCAGAAAATTTTCAGTTGACAGTTTCTACTTTAAGTCGTTTTTATCAACGTTCTTGCCAAAAACTTGCCCCTCTATTAAAACAAGAATTTCAAAGTTGA
- a CDS encoding DUF1822 family protein, producing MMTDSLKIQISLSVTAHTYAKQFSSYQSNSQKTKQVYLNTLAVYAVHNYLNYLGWETSLETSDSWNPLLQSLMNIADLDLVNYGKIECRFVLPNQQWVEIPAEVSSDRSGYIIIQFHESLRQATLLGFVTEVQNNRITLNQLKSIDCLPYHLSQLRRVNHSGTLSKLSSSTIVAKPKTETNQPINLGKWLEGRLETGWQPLEELLIPTKVMAFRSIDQLQPPKEPLLSGVSRFKILELSPLPNSNNGVQKLSLALILNISSLSNEEKDISVKIYPVNQHTYLPQGLEALVLNEQEIPIMQVQADQTETIEFRFSGKEGEFFSIKASLPNCDRIETFVI from the coding sequence ATGATGACAGATTCGTTGAAAATTCAAATTTCTTTGTCTGTAACTGCTCATACTTATGCAAAGCAGTTTAGTAGTTATCAATCAAATTCTCAAAAAACCAAGCAAGTTTATTTAAATACTTTGGCGGTTTATGCCGTACACAACTATTTAAATTATTTGGGCTGGGAAACTAGTTTAGAAACCAGCGATAGTTGGAATCCTTTGCTCCAAAGTTTAATGAATATAGCTGATTTAGATTTAGTTAATTATGGTAAGATAGAGTGCCGTTTTGTCTTACCAAATCAGCAATGGGTAGAAATTCCGGCTGAAGTTAGTTCCGACAGAAGCGGTTACATTATCATACAATTTCACGAATCTCTTAGACAGGCTACTTTACTAGGATTTGTAACTGAAGTTCAAAATAATAGAATAACTCTCAATCAATTAAAATCTATTGATTGTCTACCATACCATTTGAGCCAACTTAGACGAGTTAATCATTCAGGAACGCTATCTAAATTATCTTCTTCAACTATAGTAGCGAAGCCTAAAACTGAAACAAATCAACCAATTAATTTGGGTAAATGGTTAGAAGGAAGATTGGAAACTGGTTGGCAACCGTTGGAAGAGTTATTAATACCAACAAAAGTTATGGCATTTAGAAGTATCGATCAACTCCAACCACCAAAAGAACCTCTTTTATCGGGAGTTAGTCGTTTTAAAATTTTAGAGTTGAGTCCATTGCCCAATAGCAATAACGGAGTGCAAAAACTTTCTCTTGCTTTAATTTTAAATATTAGTTCTCTTTCAAACGAAGAAAAAGATATTTCTGTAAAAATTTATCCTGTCAATCAGCATACTTATCTTCCTCAAGGACTAGAAGCGTTAGTATTGAACGAACAGGAAATTCCGATTATGCAAGTGCAAGCTGATCAGACTGAAACAATTGAATTTCGTTTTAGTGGCAAAGAAGGAGAATTTTTCAGTATTAAAGCATCTTTACCTAATTGCGATCGCATAGAAACTTTTGTCATCTAA
- a CDS encoding transposase, with protein MKLNQHLKDWKQIVSQKFPDLSLPQVSGLATWSFGMVMTQSSSLTKVSTLIAKINQEKDNTVRQRLKEWYKEETAKAKTGNKRVSLEVKGCFASLLKWIVDLLPQSNQELPMALDATSIGQNFVVLSINVLYRGSAIPIAWKVVKGTDKGSWKPYWKELFQSLNNVVPTDWKVIVSADRGLYAPWLYEQIVKLGWHPFLRINHQGQYRRQNSSLWYSLSTVVTDAGESWSGRVTCFKSNQIDCTLLARWDEGYTDPWLILTDLKSTDADIGWYGFRSWIECSYRDVKSDGWQWHKTRLLKAERAERHWLAMAVAMLWMVTLGGEQEISSKDELIGDRSLAFEPTPTRQISCFLNGLLTIVARLLNGQSVALGRLLPFSFNHFSDLAFSDSS; from the coding sequence ATGAAATTAAATCAACATCTCAAAGATTGGAAACAGATTGTCAGTCAAAAATTTCCAGACCTGAGTCTACCTCAAGTTTCTGGATTAGCAACCTGGAGTTTTGGAATGGTAATGACACAATCAAGCAGTCTGACTAAAGTTTCCACGTTAATTGCCAAAATCAATCAGGAGAAAGACAATACGGTACGCCAAAGATTGAAAGAATGGTACAAAGAAGAAACAGCCAAAGCCAAAACAGGGAATAAAAGAGTATCTCTGGAAGTAAAAGGCTGTTTTGCCTCATTACTAAAATGGATTGTCGATTTACTACCTCAAAGTAATCAAGAGTTACCAATGGCATTAGATGCCACCAGTATCGGTCAAAATTTTGTAGTTCTTTCAATCAATGTTTTATATCGAGGTAGTGCCATTCCTATAGCTTGGAAAGTGGTTAAAGGGACAGACAAAGGTAGTTGGAAACCGTACTGGAAAGAACTGTTTCAATCTCTCAACAATGTTGTGCCGACAGATTGGAAGGTAATCGTTAGTGCTGATAGAGGATTGTATGCTCCTTGGCTATACGAACAGATTGTGAAATTAGGTTGGCATCCGTTTTTACGAATTAATCACCAAGGTCAATATCGACGACAAAATTCATCTTTATGGTATTCTCTATCAACAGTTGTAACTGATGCTGGCGAGAGTTGGTCTGGACGAGTGACTTGCTTTAAAAGCAATCAGATTGATTGTACTCTTCTAGCTCGATGGGATGAGGGTTATACTGACCCTTGGTTAATTCTCACGGATTTAAAATCAACTGATGCTGATATTGGTTGGTATGGATTTCGCTCTTGGATTGAATGTTCCTATAGAGATGTCAAAAGTGATGGTTGGCAATGGCATAAAACTCGTCTTTTGAAAGCCGAGAGAGCCGAACGTCATTGGTTAGCAATGGCAGTGGCTATGCTGTGGATGGTTACTCTGGGTGGAGAACAGGAAATTTCCTCTAAGGATGAATTAATTGGCGATCGCTCTTTAGCTTTTGAACCCACTCCTACTCGTCAAATCTCTTGTTTTCTTAATGGTTTGTTAACTATAGTAGCGCGACTGCTCAATGGTCAGTCTGTCGCTCTTGGTCGTTTGCTTCCTTTCTCTTTCAATCACTTCAGCGATTTGGCTTTTTCTGATTCTTCGTAG
- a CDS encoding class I SAM-dependent methyltransferase — MLLRPEQRTKLDETSDRDFYAFPRFVTHVDEGFIDQLTNLYREQLQPQTRILDLMSSWVSHLPEEMEFAHVEGHGMNEEELAKNPQLNHYFIQNLNQNPQFLLADADFDAVLITVSVQYLQYPEAIFSEIYRILKPNGITIVSFSNRMFYQKAIAAWRDGTESSRVELVKQYFQSVSGFSSPEVIVRQSPVPTMLRMLGLVGGDPFYAVIARKKSN, encoded by the coding sequence ATGCTGCTGCGACCAGAACAAAGAACTAAATTAGATGAAACTAGCGATCGCGATTTTTATGCCTTTCCTCGTTTTGTGACTCATGTTGACGAAGGATTTATCGATCAATTAACTAATCTTTATCGCGAACAACTTCAACCTCAAACTCGGATCCTCGATCTAATGAGTAGTTGGGTATCTCACCTTCCTGAAGAGATGGAATTTGCCCATGTAGAAGGTCATGGAATGAATGAAGAAGAATTAGCCAAGAATCCCCAACTAAATCATTATTTTATTCAAAATTTAAACCAAAATCCTCAATTCCTCCTAGCTGATGCCGATTTTGATGCCGTACTAATTACGGTTTCGGTACAGTATTTACAATATCCCGAAGCCATTTTTAGCGAAATTTACCGTATTCTCAAACCAAATGGTATTACCATCGTCAGTTTTTCTAATCGAATGTTTTATCAAAAAGCGATCGCAGCTTGGCGAGATGGCACAGAAAGCAGTCGTGTAGAATTAGTCAAACAATACTTTCAGTCGGTGTCTGGTTTTTCTTCTCCAGAAGTCATTGTCCGTCAATCTCCTGTTCCTACAATGTTAAGGATGTTGGGGTTAGTCGGTGGCGATCCTTTTTATGCCGTAATTGCCAGAAAAAAAAGTAATTAG
- a CDS encoding HEAT repeat domain-containing protein, translated as MSDFNSELVTDNSSDHSAALTVEQAIANLLQKQDLGLRYYAAWWLGRFRVRKPEVIDALLIALEDESDRAPDGGYPLRRNAARALGKLGDKRAVSPLIRCLEFPDFYVREAAAQALEKLADQSCIPALIKLLDGGVAAAQLVPGKPHLVQPYEAIIEALGSLGATEAIELIEPFTQHDVAKVQYAAARAMYQLTGESVYGERLSQALTGEDLQLRRSALMDLGAIGYLPAAEAIAETLAENSMKLISLKGLLETDLQSNGADLSPESIKIMKLMDSLL; from the coding sequence ATGTCCGATTTTAATTCTGAATTAGTTACTGATAATTCCTCTGATCACAGTGCTGCTTTAACTGTTGAGCAGGCGATCGCTAATCTGCTGCAAAAACAAGATTTAGGTTTGCGTTACTATGCTGCTTGGTGGTTAGGACGATTTCGAGTAAGAAAACCAGAAGTAATTGACGCGCTCTTAATTGCCTTAGAAGACGAAAGCGATCGCGCTCCTGATGGTGGTTATCCTTTGAGGCGTAATGCAGCTAGAGCGTTAGGTAAATTAGGAGACAAACGAGCAGTATCTCCTTTAATTCGTTGTTTAGAATTTCCAGACTTTTATGTGAGGGAAGCTGCTGCTCAAGCTTTAGAAAAATTAGCAGATCAAAGTTGTATTCCTGCTTTAATTAAATTACTAGATGGTGGTGTAGCAGCAGCACAGTTAGTACCAGGCAAACCCCATTTAGTTCAACCCTATGAAGCAATCATTGAAGCTTTAGGAAGTTTGGGTGCAACCGAAGCTATTGAATTAATTGAACCATTTACTCAACATGATGTTGCTAAAGTGCAATATGCAGCAGCTAGAGCCATGTATCAGTTGACTGGTGAATCGGTTTATGGTGAAAGATTGAGCCAAGCTTTAACAGGAGAGGATCTACAACTAAGACGTTCCGCTTTGATGGATTTGGGAGCAATTGGTTACTTACCCGCAGCAGAAGCGATCGCAGAAACTTTGGCAGAAAATAGCATGAAGTTAATCTCGCTGAAAGGTTTATTAGAAACTGATTTACAAAGCAATGGTGCTGATTTATCTCCAGAAAGTATCAAAATTATGAAACTAATGGATTCTCTTTTATGA
- a CDS encoding HEAT repeat domain-containing protein, whose product MNHQSSTINQVQQLIAAVNQADSADSLLSAVENLVEVRSPEAIPTLVEVLSYNNPGAAVAAVEGLIALGEPVVPYLINNLDEYNYGARAWATRVFAGIGEPSTLDILLKAAVGDFSQSVRRAAARGLGIIRWSKLAPEPRMSAQQEVLSTLLLVVQDGEWVVRYAAVVGLQALAEAVRETQPQLIEKITAKFQELITTEPEPVIRARAQLAQIRISTLASTTHRFPNE is encoded by the coding sequence ATGAATCATCAATCATCAACCATCAACCAAGTTCAACAATTAATTGCAGCCGTTAATCAAGCTGACTCAGCAGATAGTTTGTTAAGCGCAGTAGAAAATCTGGTCGAAGTGCGATCGCCTGAAGCGATTCCTACTTTAGTAGAAGTCTTAAGCTATAATAACCCAGGTGCAGCGGTAGCTGCGGTTGAAGGTTTAATTGCCCTAGGTGAACCTGTAGTACCTTATTTAATTAACAATCTCGATGAGTATAATTATGGAGCAAGAGCTTGGGCTACAAGAGTTTTTGCCGGAATCGGCGAGCCTTCTACTCTAGATATCTTGTTAAAAGCAGCAGTTGGCGATTTTTCTCAAAGTGTTCGTCGTGCTGCTGCCAGAGGATTAGGAATCATTCGTTGGTCAAAATTAGCTCCTGAGCCAAGAATGTCTGCACAACAAGAAGTATTGTCAACTTTGCTGTTAGTTGTACAAGATGGAGAATGGGTAGTTCGTTATGCTGCCGTAGTCGGTTTACAAGCTCTAGCTGAAGCTGTCAGGGAAACTCAACCTCAATTGATCGAGAAGATTACCGCAAAATTTCAGGAATTAATTACTACCGAACCAGAACCAGTAATTCGCGCTCGCGCTCAATTAGCTCAGATTCGCATAAGCACTCTAGCGTCAACTACCCATCGCTTCCCTAACGAGTAA
- a CDS encoding RNA-guided endonuclease InsQ/TnpB family protein, producing MHQIITAKLKLHTNTEQTLLLREVSLAYRDALNYTSQRNFENGKSANGTKIQKLVYLDLRSKFSLPSQMACNVPRQVGATYKGLLTKLKQNQEAIKKGKTKKKFKGLDQAPKYVSRTCNLNYLRDFTFKNNQQVSLITLKGRIIVNYSGYNKHLELIKKGSRIKGAKIYYSKPTKTYYLLVSLQIELPELKPTDLKQTVGVDVGRRFLAVTTDLNNKSQFFSGKEIIHKANKYQRARKTLQQKGTRSATRRLVALSGRERRFTADTNHKISKQIIKPNTLFGLEDLTHIRERTSPKRKGKKASKKPKKAQRKQAKWSFAELHFFLDYKAVFVKSLAIKVDANYTSKMCPKCGHVSDNNRPNKGLIFHCEACNFELHADLAASRNIALRTLLFRQDWERTGILSVCPDVSNVEAKAERLDRYSELRWSSDTSPRLLVREAMGS from the coding sequence ATGCACCAAATTATCACTGCCAAGCTGAAACTTCATACCAATACCGAGCAAACACTTTTGCTTCGTGAAGTTTCTCTTGCTTATCGTGATGCTTTGAACTATACTTCTCAACGCAATTTTGAGAATGGAAAATCAGCTAATGGAACTAAAATTCAAAAATTAGTCTATCTGGATTTACGTTCTAAGTTTTCTCTTCCTTCCCAAATGGCTTGTAATGTCCCTAGACAGGTTGGAGCAACTTATAAGGGATTATTAACTAAGCTTAAACAAAATCAAGAAGCTATTAAAAAAGGAAAAACTAAAAAGAAATTTAAAGGACTCGATCAAGCACCTAAATATGTTTCTAGAACTTGTAACTTAAATTATTTACGAGATTTTACTTTTAAGAATAATCAACAAGTAAGTCTGATTACACTTAAAGGACGAATTATTGTTAACTATTCTGGGTACAACAAGCATCTAGAACTAATCAAAAAAGGTTCACGTATTAAAGGAGCTAAAATCTATTACTCAAAGCCAACTAAAACTTATTATTTATTAGTTAGTTTGCAAATTGAACTACCTGAATTAAAGCCTACTGATTTAAAACAAACTGTTGGTGTTGATGTTGGTAGAAGATTTTTGGCAGTTACTACTGATTTAAACAATAAATCACAATTCTTTTCTGGTAAGGAGATAATACACAAAGCAAATAAATATCAAAGAGCTAGAAAAACTTTACAGCAGAAAGGCACTCGTTCAGCCACACGTAGATTAGTAGCACTATCTGGACGAGAAAGACGGTTTACTGCTGATACCAATCACAAAATTAGCAAGCAAATAATCAAGCCGAATACTCTATTTGGGCTAGAGGATTTGACACATATAAGAGAAAGAACTTCTCCAAAGAGAAAAGGTAAAAAAGCATCTAAAAAACCAAAAAAAGCTCAGAGAAAACAAGCCAAATGGTCATTTGCCGAATTACATTTTTTCTTAGATTATAAAGCGGTATTTGTAAAAAGTTTAGCTATTAAAGTTGATGCTAATTATACTAGTAAAATGTGTCCAAAATGTGGTCATGTGAGTGACAATAATAGACCAAATAAAGGCTTAATTTTCCATTGTGAAGCTTGCAATTTTGAACTTCATGCAGATTTAGCAGCATCCAGAAATATTGCCTTAAGAACGCTTCTTTTTCGACAAGATTGGGAGAGAACGGGCATTTTGTCAGTATGCCCAGATGTATCGAATGTTGAAGCCAAAGCAGAACGTCTAGATAGATATTCTGAATTGAGGTGGAGTTCAGATACAAGCCCACGCTTACTCGTTAGGGAAGCGATGGGTAGTTGA
- a CDS encoding phycobilisome linker polypeptide — translation MAITTAASRLGVSGFSDNNKIELRPNWKPEEAQLVIRAVYRQVLGNDYIMASERLNSAESLLTNGQISVREFVRSVAKSELYKSKFFYNNFQTRTIELNFKHLLGRAPYDESEIIYHLDLYENEGYEADIDSYLNSNEYQENFGENIVPYYRGFETQLGQKTVGFTRMFQLYRGYANSDRAQNKTGVPRLANELGQNTASTVIAPSNGSGGWAYIPSKARALGTGLTPTKALGGTVPFGTASRIYRIEVAGMAQSGYPKVRRASKAFFVPYEQLNETLQRINRQGGKIASVTPASLD, via the coding sequence ATGGCTATTACTACAGCAGCCTCTCGTCTTGGTGTATCTGGTTTTAGTGACAATAATAAGATAGAATTGCGTCCCAATTGGAAACCAGAAGAAGCACAGCTTGTGATTCGTGCTGTCTATCGCCAAGTTCTGGGTAATGACTATATTATGGCTAGCGAGCGTTTGAACAGTGCTGAATCGCTGTTAACCAACGGTCAAATCAGCGTTCGAGAATTTGTTCGTAGCGTTGCCAAGTCAGAACTATATAAGTCTAAGTTTTTTTACAACAATTTTCAAACTCGAACAATTGAACTAAACTTTAAACATTTGTTGGGACGCGCTCCTTATGATGAATCAGAAATAATCTATCATCTTGACCTTTATGAAAATGAAGGTTACGAGGCAGATATTGATTCCTATCTCAACAGTAATGAATATCAAGAGAACTTTGGCGAAAACATTGTTCCCTACTATCGCGGTTTTGAAACTCAACTAGGACAAAAAACTGTTGGTTTTACTAGAATGTTTCAACTTTATCGCGGTTATGCCAATAGCGATCGCGCTCAAAACAAAACTGGAGTTCCTCGTCTGGCTAATGAACTAGGTCAAAATACTGCTTCTACTGTCATTGCTCCTTCTAATGGTAGTGGAGGATGGGCTTATATTCCTTCTAAAGCTCGTGCTTTAGGAACAGGTTTAACTCCTACCAAAGCTTTGGGCGGTACTGTACCTTTTGGCACAGCTAGTCGCATCTATCGCATTGAAGTAGCAGGAATGGCTCAATCTGGCTATCCTAAAGTTCGTCGTGCTAGTAAAGCTTTCTTTGTACCTTATGAACAGCTTAACGAAACACTCCAACGAATCAACCGTCAAGGTGGCAAAATCGCAAGCGTTACTCCTGCTAGTCTAGATTAA
- a CDS encoding TldD/PmbA family protein, whose amino-acid sequence MVQTPQKKTTKELATLAIDLIRQSGCEYGEIRICSYRHQSLTARDLSLSHLADDVSSGFGVRVLLNGSWGFAASPRQNPEEITRIVDLAVEIARGSRLTQQEPVRLVPVAAYQDQYTTPIALDPFEISIAEKAELLLTINDRLLKYSESGIKKAYSFLRFTKEDKIFASTEGSLIEQTIYRSYPGFGCTAIAAGDAQGRNYERPPLNIGYEHIDKEDLLNNIDRVAQEAVAKVHAPELTTDTRTTLILKPTNLFLTIHESVGHPTELDRVYGYEANFAGTSFATTDQLGKLQYAAPWVNFIADRTQPNGRATMAYDDEGVPAQQWYVVKDGILNDYLTDRETAYRLGRGSSNGSAYADNWSSVPIVRIPNLGLEPGKPGDSHTATLAEMIADTESGILIDGIGSYSIDQQRRNFQFGGDAFWKIEQGKIVGMLKNVTYHSMTTDFWNSIDAIAPASEWQQCGTNMCGKGEPMQIAQMTHGCVPVRVKDIHVGRSS is encoded by the coding sequence ATGGTACAAACTCCTCAAAAAAAAACAACCAAAGAATTAGCAACATTAGCAATAGATTTAATTCGCCAATCTGGTTGTGAATATGGTGAGATTAGAATTTGTAGTTATCGTCATCAAAGCTTGACAGCAAGAGATCTTTCATTAAGTCATCTTGCGGACGATGTTAGTTCGGGGTTTGGAGTACGAGTTTTGTTAAATGGTTCATGGGGATTTGCTGCGTCTCCTCGTCAAAATCCTGAAGAAATTACGAGAATTGTTGATTTAGCTGTAGAAATTGCTCGTGGAAGTCGTTTAACTCAACAAGAACCAGTTCGATTAGTTCCAGTGGCAGCTTATCAAGACCAATATACCACCCCGATCGCTCTCGATCCTTTTGAGATTTCGATTGCAGAAAAAGCAGAGTTATTATTAACTATTAACGATCGCCTTTTAAAGTATAGTGAGAGTGGCATCAAAAAAGCTTATTCTTTCCTGCGTTTTACCAAAGAAGATAAAATTTTTGCCTCGACAGAGGGTTCTTTAATCGAACAAACTATTTATCGTAGTTATCCTGGTTTTGGTTGTACTGCGATCGCTGCTGGTGATGCCCAAGGGCGTAATTACGAACGTCCTCCCCTCAACATTGGTTACGAACATATAGACAAAGAAGATTTATTAAACAATATAGATCGAGTTGCCCAAGAAGCGGTCGCCAAAGTTCATGCCCCAGAATTAACTACCGATACTCGTACCACTCTGATTTTAAAACCAACTAATCTCTTTCTAACTATTCATGAATCGGTAGGACATCCAACTGAATTAGACCGTGTTTACGGTTATGAAGCGAATTTTGCTGGAACTAGCTTTGCTACTACGGATCAATTAGGAAAGCTTCAATATGCTGCGCCTTGGGTCAATTTTATTGCCGACCGCACCCAACCAAACGGACGCGCTACAATGGCTTATGATGATGAAGGTGTACCTGCACAACAATGGTACGTAGTCAAAGATGGCATTCTCAATGATTATTTAACTGACAGAGAAACTGCCTACAGATTAGGACGTGGTAGTAGTAATGGTAGTGCTTATGCAGATAATTGGTCTAGCGTACCAATAGTGAGAATTCCCAATTTAGGCTTAGAACCAGGAAAACCAGGAGATAGTCACACTGCTACTTTAGCAGAAATGATTGCCGATACCGAATCAGGAATTTTAATTGATGGCATTGGCAGTTATTCCATCGATCAACAACGGCGTAACTTTCAATTTGGTGGTGATGCTTTCTGGAAAATCGAACAAGGCAAAATCGTTGGGATGTTAAAAAATGTCACTTACCACAGCATGACTACTGACTTTTGGAATAGTATTGACGCGATCGCGCCAGCTTCAGAATGGCAACAATGTGGCACTAATATGTGTGGTAAAGGCGAACCGATGCAAATTGCCCAAATGACTCATGGATGCGTTCCTGTCAGAGTCAAAGATATTCACGTCGGCAGAAGTTCTTAG
- a CDS encoding DUF29 family protein: MYELFELRKCIEAQDYQKALQIVDELEEMSLEDKLNKISSYLLILLTHLIKEQAEGKLTNSWRYSINNSVFQINKINKRRKAGGYYAKKTEVVEMIEEVFDLAVEKASLEAFGGSYNPEQLQKLIDRDSITAKAISLIEVS; encoded by the coding sequence ATGTACGAATTATTTGAATTGCGCAAATGTATTGAAGCACAAGACTATCAAAAAGCCTTACAGATTGTTGATGAACTCGAAGAAATGTCTCTGGAAGATAAACTCAATAAAATATCTAGCTATTTACTTATTTTACTAACACACTTAATTAAAGAACAAGCTGAAGGTAAATTGACAAATTCTTGGCGATACTCAATTAATAATTCTGTTTTTCAAATTAATAAAATAAATAAACGTCGGAAAGCGGGTGGCTACTATGCCAAAAAAACAGAAGTAGTTGAGATGATTGAAGAAGTTTTCGATCTTGCTGTAGAAAAAGCCTCTCTAGAAGCTTTTGGTGGTAGTTATAATCCAGAACAACTACAAAAGTTAATCGACCGCGATTCTATTACAGCAAAAGCAATTAGTTTGATCGAGGTATCATAA